The following proteins are co-located in the Procambarus clarkii isolate CNS0578487 chromosome 16, FALCON_Pclarkii_2.0, whole genome shotgun sequence genome:
- the LOC138365243 gene encoding uncharacterized protein, producing MLQRTILDGDVIRNPIPHLPPQTTTLPHLPHQTTTLPHQPPQTTTLPHQPPSNYDPLTPAPSNYDPPTPAPSNYDPPTPAPSNYDPPTPAPSNYDPPTPAPSNYDPPTPAPSNYDPPTPAPSNYDPPTHAPSNYDPPTPAPSNYDPPTPAPSNYDPPTPAPQTTTLPHHAPSNYDPLTPAPSNYDPPTPAPSNYDPPTPAPSNYDPPTPAPSNYDPPTPAPSNYDPPTPAPSNYDPPTPAPSNYDPPTPAPSNYDPLTPAPSNYDPPTPAPSNYDPPTPAPSNYDPLTPAPSNYDPPTPAPSNYDPPTPAPSNYDPPTPAPSNYDPPTPAPSN from the coding sequence ATGCTCCAGCGGACGATTTTAGACGGGGATGTTATTAGAAATCCTATCCCACACCTGCCCCCTCAAACTAcgaccctcccacacctgccccatCAAACTACGACCCTCCCACACCAGCCCCCTCAAACTACGACcctcccacaccagcccccaTCAAACTACGACCCTCTCACACCAGCCCCCTCAAACTACGACCCTCCCACACCAGCCCCATCAAACTACGACCCTCCCACACCAGCCCCATCAAACTAcgaccctcccacacctgccccctcAAACTACGACCCTCCCACACCAGCCCCATCAAACTAcgaccctcccacacctgccccctcAAACTAcgaccctcccacacctgccccctcAAACTACGACCCTCCCACACATGCCCCCTCAAACTAcgaccctcccacacctgccccctcAAACTACGACCCTCCCACACCAGCCCCTTCAAACTACGACCCTCCCACACCAGCCCCTCAAACTACGACCCTCCCACACCATGCCCCCTCAAACTACGACCCTCTCACACCAGCCCCCTCAAACTACGACCCTCCCACACCAGCCCCATCAAACTACGACCCTCCCACACCAGCCCCCTCAAACTACGACCCTCCCACACCAGCCCCATCAAACTACGACCCTCCCACACCAGCCCCATCAAACTAcgaccctcccacacctgccccctcAAACTAcgaccctcccacacctgccccctcAAACTACGACCCTCCCACACCAGCCCCATCAAACTACGACCCTCTCACACCAGCCCCTTCAAACTACGACCCTCCCACACCAGCCCCCTCAAACTAcgaccctcccacacctgccccctcAAACTACGACCCTCTCACACCAGCCCCCTCAAACTACGACCCTCCCACACCAGCCCCATCAAACTACGACCCTCCCACACCAGCCCCCTCAAACTACGACCCTCCCACACCAGCCCCCTCAAACTACGACCCTCCCACACCAGCCCCGTCAAACTAA